The window GCCCCCACGCCGATAATCACCGGCCCGGCCAGCAGCAGCATCCGCCTCAGCCCCGGATGACCAAGGTCGAAAAGCGGCCGGTAGGAAAGCCCCAGCCGCCGGAAGGTCGGCAGCTGGATCAAAAACTGAGCGGCGATGCCCAGCAGCGTTGCTACCGCCACGCCCTCGATGCCCCACCAGCGCCCGGAGAGCAGGATCGCCGCGATGATGATAACGTTGTACGGTATCCCCATCGCCGCCGGGGCCGTAAACCGCTGGTGGGCATTCAGCACTCCCTGCGCCCAGCCGGCCAGACCCATGAAGACCGCCGCCGGCAGCAGCACCCGTACCAGGAGCACCGTCAGCTGCGCCTGCTCCCCCTCAAACCCCGGGGCCATCAGCCGTACCAGCCAGGGTGTCAGCAGCCAGGCCACGAGCACTACCAAGCCGAGGAACACGACGATCCCGTGGAAGGTGCTCCACAAGAGTCCCGCCAGTTCCCGCCGCCGGGCGGGGTCGTGGATATACTCCGCGAAGAGCGGGATGCCCACCGTGGTGATCGTTGTCCCCACCACCCCGAAGAGCAGCGAAGGGATGATCATGGCCACCAGGTAGGCGTCGGTGGCCCCGCTCGCGCCAAAAACGGCGGCCAGCGCCGCCTCTCTTCCGAAACCCAGTATCTTGCTGATAACGGTAATAACGACGACCGCTGCCGCCGCCCCCGCAATCCGCCTGCCGTTCAACATAAGCCTCCTGTCAGTCGCCGTACCCCTCCGGGTGCCGCGCATGCCACTCCCGGGCCGACCGGACGATCATCTCCAGGTCCCCGTCAGTCAAGTTCCACCTTAATCTTCGCCGAACCCGCCACCAGCACCGCCGGTGAACAAAACCCTCATCATGTCAGACACCTCGCCCAATACCTCAGCCGCTTAGCGTAGTACGTTCCTCGTACATCCTCCTGTAATACTCCCGGTAGGCCCCGTCCCGGACCCTTTGCACCCACTCCGCGTTATCCACGTACCAGCGGACTGTCGCCTCCAGGCCGTCCTCGAACGTCCACCGCGGGCGCCAGTCCAGCTCACGCTCGGCGCGGGCGATGTCCATCGCGTAGCGGCGGTCGTGTCCGGGGCGGTCGGCCACAAACCGGATCAGGCTCTCCGGCCGGTCCAGGATCCGCAGTATGGTCCGCACAACGTCCAGGTTGGTCCTTTCCGCCCGCCCTCCGAAGTTGTACACCGCCCCGGGCCGCCCGCGCCGCAGGGCGGCGGCGATTCCCCGGCAGTGGTCCTCCACGTGGATCCAGTCCCGCACGTTCAGCCCGTCGCCGTAGACCGGAAGAGGCTTGTTCTCCAGCACGTTGGCGATCATCAGGGGGATGAGCTTCTCGGGGAACTGGTACGGCCCGTAGTTGTTCGAGCAGCGGTTGACGACCACGGGCAGGCCGTAGGTCTCGTGGTAGGCCCGGC is drawn from Candidatus Desulforudis audaxviator MP104C and contains these coding sequences:
- the rfbB gene encoding dTDP-glucose 4,6-dehydratase codes for the protein MRLLVTGGAGFIGANFIRFVLREYPDWHVTNLDKLTYAGNLENLREVEDNPRYTFVRGDIADREAVAGLFAGGGFDAVVNFAAESHVDRSILDAGPFIETNVRGTQVLLEAARRYGVRVFLQVSTDEVYGSLGPDDPPFTEEHPVKPNSPYSASKAAADLLCRAYHETYGLPVVVNRCSNNYGPYQFPEKLIPLMIANVLENKPLPVYGDGLNVRDWIHVEDHCRGIAAALRRGRPGAVYNFGGRAERTNLDVVRTILRILDRPESLIRFVADRPGHDRRYAMDIARAERELDWRPRWTFEDGLEATVRWYVDNAEWVQRVRDGAYREYYRRMYEERTTLSG